The following are from one region of the Sandaracinus amylolyticus genome:
- a CDS encoding serine/threonine-protein kinase has translation MARACPHCGARHPGSLARCPATGLPIGGDPGLVGTTIAGRYHLVRLLGDGGMGAVYKAADQVLRRFVAIKLLHPNVARNPSSVERFQREARAAAAIGHPNIIDILDFGLEDKRPYMVMEYLRGRSLSQLIATEGAIDIKRSCAIATHTLAGLAAAHDRGILHRDLKPANLMLVARFGDRNFVKVCDFGFAALFGGSGQSEESKTLTPERTLVGTPAYAAPERLRGDDRRDPRTDVYSVGVVLFEMLAGQRPFDAPTFAELARKVRNEPAPSIRTMRPDVSEGLERVIARALSKVREDRWASAEEFAAALVPFGGRTINIEEDAPSDSFTFEMMRIRARETKKRGTRPSIELPREDVQALLALRTKPAVEKTATPRPDRRRDSVEIPIDVEAPQPDPEEEHRSTQRREAASRPPGGNADATIRTTPVLGGPLAPPQPPPLHQSSTQRGSLHKSTMPPPGSGHLRPATEPAPPPEFSPFAFALPPAPPIPDESSNESAIPLSRVKRLPDAEADAPSTSGPKVQGRLVVSVLRFVARKFGERALKDLLDAMPAHVRGPFDEGIQPDNWVDYDTLRALVEQIDARLGQDDLHMVLECGRAAAEGAFEVMRKVRPPQPPPELLIAEMPQVMQGLTQGLELQVRRLGKGYGRLELLEQSESSLTTSVLVLGFLERSLERFGAEDVEVNLLGARALEDPQTLIDISWLG, from the coding sequence GTGGCACGCGCCTGTCCGCACTGCGGCGCTCGGCACCCTGGATCGCTCGCGCGATGCCCTGCGACCGGACTCCCGATCGGCGGCGATCCCGGGCTCGTCGGCACCACGATCGCGGGTCGCTACCACCTCGTGCGGCTGCTCGGCGACGGCGGCATGGGCGCGGTCTACAAGGCGGCCGATCAGGTGCTGCGGCGCTTCGTCGCGATCAAGCTGCTGCACCCGAACGTCGCGCGGAACCCGTCCTCGGTGGAGCGCTTCCAGCGCGAGGCGCGCGCGGCCGCCGCGATCGGGCACCCGAACATCATCGACATCCTCGACTTCGGCCTCGAGGACAAGCGCCCGTACATGGTCATGGAGTACCTGCGCGGGCGTTCGCTCTCGCAGCTCATCGCGACCGAGGGCGCGATCGACATCAAGCGCTCGTGCGCGATCGCGACGCACACGCTCGCGGGTCTCGCGGCGGCGCACGACCGCGGGATCCTGCATCGCGATCTGAAACCCGCGAACCTGATGCTCGTGGCGCGCTTCGGCGACCGCAACTTCGTGAAGGTCTGCGACTTCGGCTTCGCCGCGCTCTTCGGAGGCAGCGGGCAGAGCGAGGAGAGCAAGACGCTGACGCCCGAGCGCACGCTGGTGGGCACGCCCGCGTACGCCGCGCCCGAGCGACTGCGCGGCGACGATCGACGCGACCCGCGCACCGACGTCTACTCGGTCGGCGTCGTGCTCTTCGAGATGCTCGCGGGTCAGCGCCCGTTCGACGCGCCGACGTTCGCGGAGCTCGCGCGCAAGGTGCGCAACGAGCCGGCGCCCTCGATCCGCACGATGCGCCCCGACGTGAGCGAGGGGCTCGAGCGCGTGATCGCGCGCGCGCTCTCGAAGGTGCGCGAGGATCGCTGGGCGAGCGCGGAGGAGTTCGCGGCGGCGCTCGTCCCGTTCGGCGGTCGCACGATCAACATCGAAGAGGACGCGCCGAGCGACTCGTTCACGTTCGAGATGATGCGCATCAGGGCGCGCGAGACGAAGAAGCGCGGCACGCGCCCTTCGATCGAGCTGCCGCGCGAGGACGTGCAGGCGCTCCTCGCGCTGCGCACCAAGCCCGCGGTCGAGAAGACCGCGACGCCGCGCCCCGATCGCCGCCGCGACAGCGTCGAGATCCCAATCGACGTCGAGGCACCGCAGCCCGATCCCGAAGAAGAGCATCGCTCGACCCAGCGCCGCGAGGCCGCGTCGCGTCCGCCGGGCGGGAACGCCGACGCGACGATTCGCACGACGCCGGTGCTCGGTGGCCCGCTCGCGCCGCCTCAGCCCCCGCCGCTGCACCAGAGCTCGACGCAGCGCGGCTCGCTCCACAAGTCGACGATGCCGCCGCCCGGCAGCGGACACTTGCGTCCCGCGACCGAGCCCGCGCCGCCGCCGGAGTTCTCGCCGTTCGCGTTCGCGCTCCCGCCCGCGCCGCCGATCCCCGATGAGAGCAGCAACGAGAGCGCGATCCCGCTCTCGCGCGTGAAGCGCCTGCCCGATGCCGAGGCCGACGCGCCCTCGACGTCGGGGCCGAAGGTGCAGGGTCGGCTCGTCGTGTCGGTGCTGCGCTTCGTCGCGCGCAAGTTCGGCGAGCGCGCGCTGAAGGACCTTCTCGACGCGATGCCTGCGCACGTGCGTGGCCCGTTCGACGAGGGGATCCAGCCCGACAACTGGGTCGACTACGACACGCTGCGCGCGCTGGTCGAGCAGATCGACGCGCGGCTCGGTCAGGACGACCTGCACATGGTGCTCGAGTGCGGTCGCGCCGCGGCCGAGGGGGCATTCGAGGTGATGCGGAAGGTGCGCCCTCCGCAGCCTCCGCCCGAGCTGCTGATCGCGGAGATGCCGCAGGTCATGCAGGGCCTGACGCAGGGGCTCGAGCTCCAGGTGCGCCGCCTCGGCAAGGGCTACGGGCGGCTCGAGCTGCTCGAGCAGTCGGAGTCGTCGCTCACGACGAGCGTGCTCGTGCTCGGGTTCCTCGAGCGCAGCCTCGAGCGCTTCGGCGCCGAGGACGTCGAGGTGAACCTGCTCGGCGCGCGGGCCCTCGAGGACCCTCAGACGCTGATCGACATCAGCTGGCTGGGGTGA
- a CDS encoding tRNA (cytidine(34)-2'-O)-methyltransferase: MLRVDWTGVGANCVARVEITAAARRAGWNRDDDERERDETSREGRGHLDTSNPRKGEEKRGRRASYLCDSPPIKDAPAETSGRTRQNARTQSVSQSKKLRATPLADPFRVVLLEPEIPPNTGSIARTCAATQSPLHLIEPLGFRLDEHSIRRAGLDYWHLVDVSVHASWSAFREAQPDVRLHLFSANATRSYLEADLAPGDALVFGRESVGLPAWLLEQHADTTWGIPTLGAVRSLNLSNAVSIILYDALRRSGALDRTFLGD, encoded by the coding sequence TTGCTGCGCGTCGACTGGACCGGTGTCGGGGCGAACTGTGTTGCCCGCGTCGAAATCACCGCCGCCGCCCGTCGCGCAGGCTGGAATCGCGACGACGACGAACGCGAGCGCGACGAGACGAGCCGAGAGGGGCGCGGTCATCTGGACACCTCGAACCCGCGCAAAGGCGAGGAAAAGCGGGGGCGGAGAGCATCCTACCTTTGCGATTCTCCGCCGATCAAGGATGCTCCGGCCGAAACGTCTGGCCGAACGCGGCAAAACGCACGGACGCAGTCAGTGAGTCAGTCGAAGAAGCTACGCGCCACGCCCCTCGCCGATCCCTTCCGCGTGGTGCTGCTCGAGCCCGAGATCCCGCCGAACACCGGCTCCATCGCGCGCACCTGCGCCGCGACGCAGTCGCCGCTGCACCTCATCGAGCCGCTGGGCTTCCGCCTCGACGAGCACTCGATCCGGCGTGCCGGGCTCGACTACTGGCACCTCGTCGACGTCTCGGTGCACGCGTCGTGGAGCGCGTTCCGCGAGGCGCAGCCCGACGTGCGGCTCCATCTCTTCTCGGCGAACGCGACGCGCAGCTATCTCGAGGCCGACCTCGCGCCGGGCGATGCGCTCGTCTTCGGGCGCGAGTCGGTGGGCCTGCCGGCGTGGCTGCTCGAGCAACACGCGGACACGACCTGGGGGATCCCGACGCTCGGCGCGGTGCGCTCGCTGAACCTGTCGAACGCCGTGTCCATCATCCTCTACGACGCGCTGCGTCGCAGCGGCGCGCTGGACCGCACGTTCCTGGGCGATTGA